CATTTATTCAGATGTTAAAACTAATTTAACATAATATCTATTTTCTTAAAGTTTTTTTTAAGTTTAATTAAAAAAATCAATACGATTTCTTCTCCTATACTTTGTTTCCTTTGTCAACGAAGAAAAAAAGTAAGAAAGTAAAAATGAAAATTAACAAACTAAGCATCGGTGTTTTATTCCTATTTGGAGCAACAACAACGATACTAGCACAACAAAACAACGACACGATAAAGTCTACGAAAGCTATCGAAGGTGTCATCATCCAAGGAAGTAACAAAAAAGGTAAAGAATCTAACCTCATCAATCTGCAAAGAAAATCTGCTGAAGTTATTGAGAATGTAGGGTCTGAACAGTTGAAAAAACAAGGCGTAGGCGATGTTGCTACCGCAGTTACCAAAGCGACAAGTACTGTAAAACAAGAAGGCAGCAACACGATTGCTGTAAGAGGTTTGATCGATCGTTACAATACGACAACACTTAATAACCTTCCGATTCCTTCTGATGATCCAGAGAATAAAAATATTGATTTAGGTCTTTTAAAAACAGATATTATTGACCTTATTGCTTTAGAAAAAGTCTATAACCCAAGAATAATTGGCGACTTTGGCGGGGCTAATATTAATATCGTTTCAAAAGAACATACAGGAAAAGCTTATGTAGGATTTAATCTTGGAAGCGGTTACAACGCACAGAATGCGAAGGCAGATAATTTTTACACGCAAGAAGGTTTAAATTATTTCGGAACCAAATTACCAAAAATCCCTGCGAATGCTTTAACTGCTTATAATTTCAAATCGAGTTGGAATTTTAAAGATGCTTTTGGTCCATCCATCTTGATGCCGCTTAATACCAATATGAGTTTGGATGGCGGGAAATCCTTCAAAATTGGATCAGGAAGACTTAACCTTTATGCCTATGCAGGATTTGATAATGATTTCAGTTATTTAACAGGGAAGCAAGGTAGTTATGCTTCAGAGATTTTTTATCAAGATTATAATAAAGTTCAAAAATTCAATTACGGAACCAACACTACAGGATTGCTGAATTTGTACTACAGAATCAACGCCAACCATCAATTGAAATGGATTACCTATTACACCCATTCAACTTTACAAGAAGCCAAGATCTACGAAGGTTTTTCCAGAGATATTGCGGAAAACGGCGGCGCGTACGTAAGACGTGGCGAAAACAAAATTACAAATGTCTTGGTCAATCAGTTGGGTGGAGATCACAAGTTAACGGATAAATGGAGTCTTAACTGGATTGCGGGTTACAATTATCTTAACAGCCAACGCCCTGACAGAATTACCAACACATTGGTGCAAAATCCGGAAACAGGCATGTATTCTGTAACTAGAGAATCTGGCCTTAACAACCGATACTTCGATGATTTGGATGATAAAGAAATATCAGGGAATTTAACTTTGTCTTATAAATTAAATGATGATTTTAAAATCTCCGCAGGTTACCAAGGACGTTACAAAAAAAGGACGTTCTTCTCAAAACAAGTGGACTTCAAATGGAATAATGAAGTAGCTGGCTTTACTGCAGAAGTTGAAGATCCTAACAATTTGGATCAAATATTCAATGCTTATAATTATTCTAAAAATTATTTCAGAATCACAAGTAACTTTGGAGATGCAGGCGTTTTGAAACCTGTATTGTATAACGGAAAGCAAAACATTACGTCAGGATTTGCCAATTTGGATTACAAACTTTCTGATAAATTAATGATGCAATTCGGGCTAAGATTGGACAATATCTACCAATATATCGAGTGGCAAGTACAATATGCAACGCCGACCAACAATGGCGAATATACTTATAACAAAATTTTACCAGCTTTAAATCTTAAATACAGCCTTACCGATAGACAAAACTTGAGATTAGCAGTTTCCAGAACTTATACATTACCGCAACTGAAAGAGATGGCGCCGTATATGTACAATGATATTACAGAAACATCCATCGGAAACCCATATCTAAAAGCTTCGGATAACAACAACATCGATTTGAAATGGGAATATTTTCCAAAATCTGGAGAAGTATTGTCTATAACAGGTTTCGGAAAATACATCCAGAATCCTATTTCGAAAACTTATATCAACAGTTCAGACCCATTTTTCTCTTATCTTAATGCTGGCGACTGGGCGTATGTCTTTGGGGTGGAAGCAGAGATTAGAAAAGATATTGTAAACTTTGGAAAATCAAAACTATACACTTTCCTTAACGCCAGTTACATGAGTTCTAAAGCTGAGCTTAACAACGATAAAGTTCTGAAAGAAACAAAAGGTCTATACTCAGTAAACTTCGATGTTAAAGAAGACAAATTACAAGGTGCTGCAGATTTTGTCGCCAATGCCAACCTTGGGTACAATCACAAATTCTATACAGGGAGTGATATGGATCTTACCTTAGCCTATTCTTATGTTGGCAATTACGTATATTCTATCAGTACGCAGACTATCGGTAACATCATCCAAAAGCCAATACATAGTTTGGATTTTATTGCGAAACTCAATTTCAAAAACAATGTAACTGTGGGATTAGCAGCCAAAAATCTGATTAATCCGGAGATTCGTAGAGTTCAGGAAAATAAAATCAATTCAGAAACATATAATTTCCAAAAAGGCAGAATTTTCAGTCTAAGTCTAGGATATAAATTTTAATTAAATCTAATAAATCAATAAAATGAAAAAATTGTTCTCAAGTGCATTGGTACTTTGCACATTAAGTTTAACAACTGTAGGTGTTTTTAACTCATGTTCGTCGAACGAGGATACAACGATTACGCCTAATCCTGGTAACGTTACTATTGACCCAAATAACTTTACCGTAACATTAAATTCTGGTGACAAATTGGTTCTGGATGCGAAAACAGTTTATCACATGAAAGGTAAAGTTATCGTAAATGCTGGTGCAGAATTGGTAATTCCTGCAGGTACGAGAATCCTTTGTTCTGGTGGGACAGACACTTATCTTGCAGTAGCACAAGGTGGAAAATTATTCTCTAATGGTACAGTGGCTAATCCAGTAGTGTTCACTTCTGGTAATGCATCGCCAGCAAAAGCAGATTGGGGCGGTATCGTATTGGCTGGTAAAGCACCAATTAATGCTGGTGCAAGTGCAACTTCAGAAGTGGCCAACCTTACCTATGGTGGTACAGTTGCTGATGATAGCAATGGCGCTATTACTTATACACAAATCAGATGGGCAGGTGCACGATTCAATGCTTCTAAAGAATATAACGGATTATCACTTTTCGGTGTGGGTAGCGGAACAAAAATCGATGGCGTTGCAGTATTAGATGGTGCAGATGATGGTATCGAATTTTTTGGAGGTACTGTTAACGTTAGCAATATCATTTCAATTAATAACGATGACGATGCTTTTGACTGGACAGAAGGTTGGACAGGGACGGCAACCAATGTTTATGCTAAAAGAAACTCTGCAACAGTAGGTAACAGAGGTATAGAAGCGGATAACAATTCTAACAACAACAGCGCGAATCCAATGTCGAATCCAACGATTAAAAATGCAACCTTCATTGGCTATACAACAACAGATAATGAGGGGGCAGGGACCAATCTTTTCAGAGTAGGGACCAACGCAACGCTTGATAATATCGTGTTCTCGGGCTGGGCAACAGCCATTACGATTCAGCATGATGTAACCATTGCTAATCTTGTAGGTAAAAACAAATTCACGAACATTAGATTTGACAATGTCGGTGAAAAAGCAGTGAGCATTGCTTCTGCATCAGGATCTACAGCACAACCAGTAGCGGCTGGCACTTATACAGAAAATACTTCTGCAACGGGTGCAGGTAGTGTTTTAGAATTGCCAACTTGGGCTAAAACGTGGAGTGGATTGTAAGCTTTTTTTCTTCATATTACTTTTAAAAAAGATCCCGAATCGATTTATCGATTCGGGATTTGTTTTTTGAGATGATAAGAAGCCCTTGGTTTTTAGTTAACAAATTAATGTATTAAAAACATCAAGCTAATATTCAAAAAACACCTTGATGTTTTGGATAAATTATCAAGGTGTTTTTGGTAAAATGTTTAGACCTTTTGCAACCGCCTTTCAGAAGGGCTTTTGCCATGCTCTTGTTTTAAGC
This genomic stretch from Chryseobacterium sp. POL2 harbors:
- a CDS encoding TonB-dependent receptor domain-containing protein — its product is MKINKLSIGVLFLFGATTTILAQQNNDTIKSTKAIEGVIIQGSNKKGKESNLINLQRKSAEVIENVGSEQLKKQGVGDVATAVTKATSTVKQEGSNTIAVRGLIDRYNTTTLNNLPIPSDDPENKNIDLGLLKTDIIDLIALEKVYNPRIIGDFGGANINIVSKEHTGKAYVGFNLGSGYNAQNAKADNFYTQEGLNYFGTKLPKIPANALTAYNFKSSWNFKDAFGPSILMPLNTNMSLDGGKSFKIGSGRLNLYAYAGFDNDFSYLTGKQGSYASEIFYQDYNKVQKFNYGTNTTGLLNLYYRINANHQLKWITYYTHSTLQEAKIYEGFSRDIAENGGAYVRRGENKITNVLVNQLGGDHKLTDKWSLNWIAGYNYLNSQRPDRITNTLVQNPETGMYSVTRESGLNNRYFDDLDDKEISGNLTLSYKLNDDFKISAGYQGRYKKRTFFSKQVDFKWNNEVAGFTAEVEDPNNLDQIFNAYNYSKNYFRITSNFGDAGVLKPVLYNGKQNITSGFANLDYKLSDKLMMQFGLRLDNIYQYIEWQVQYATPTNNGEYTYNKILPALNLKYSLTDRQNLRLAVSRTYTLPQLKEMAPYMYNDITETSIGNPYLKASDNNNIDLKWEYFPKSGEVLSITGFGKYIQNPISKTYINSSDPFFSYLNAGDWAYVFGVEAEIRKDIVNFGKSKLYTFLNASYMSSKAELNNDKVLKETKGLYSVNFDVKEDKLQGAADFVANANLGYNHKFYTGSDMDLTLAYSYVGNYVYSISTQTIGNIIQKPIHSLDFIAKLNFKNNVTVGLAAKNLINPEIRRVQENKINSETYNFQKGRIFSLSLGYKF